TGCTCCATGTCCCATGCTTCTGGGGAGCGAGGCCTCACCCTCAGGTGTGTGTTTTGCCTTTTTCATCATTCTTTgagtgtttttcttcttttaattgtTCTTGAGCCTTGGAAGAAAATTTCCCCAACTTGTAATGTCTTCAAATCCTAATTAAACCTTGATCATCTTCATTCTATGTCTTCAAAATCTTCCATGAGGTGTCTTGATTGCCGAATTGCATTATTTATCACTAAAAAACTCAAACACCTCATGAAATTGTCTAATTAGGCAAGAAACATAATTATACAACTCAATcgaaaacaatataaaatgtcCCTTAAATCACTAATAACTTCTCTAAAACTCATTTATAATGACTCAATTGTCTATTAAACGAGTAAAAAACGTATGGAGAATAACGTAAGTTGACCTGTCATCATTTTTGGCATTCTCAGATGTTACTTCTAGATAGAAGTCCAACTAATACTCTTCGAAAAGaaattaatatacttttttgGGTTACTATGATATTGATACGTAATTTCCACCAGCTTTTAACGATGACTGATCTCATTATGAAAACATGTGGGGAAATCAAGGTGGTTCTCACCTCCCAATTGTATTTTTTCATATGCATGAGTCAAAAATCGAATCTCTGATCACATGTTTAAGAGGTCCAAAGTTTTTTAAGGCAATAACTTGTTGTGTAAGTCACTGTGATTTGCAACATAACTTGACCCAACCCTTAAGCTAAGCTTATAGTAATGAAGTAGACCAAGCATGGACAATAAGCAATGAAAAGTAAGAAGGTGCAATGCCTTGCTGAAATGTCTGTCATTTGATCAAATCCTGAAGTAGGGAACAGTTTCATCAAACCTCCTTGAAGCCTTTACCTaacaacatcaaaatcaatgtcCAAGTAATTTGTATGAAACGTCTAGAGTTCTATACTTTGCTTCAAGGAAGATCTAGAGATAGTTCACTGTTTTTTGGATTTCCAGCAAATAAGGAAATTTCAAAGAATTTACAAACCCTAGTAAACAAAAAGAATttactaattatatttttataaagactaaTGTTAAACCATTTCATTTGCAATGCTAACATAAATAAATGTGAGTACACACTACTACAGAAATGACATTTCACATCGGTTGAAATCGACATTTCACATCGGGTGCCAACCGATGTAACTAAGGGCGAGGTTATATGTCATTCACTTTTCACATCGGGCGAAGAACCGTTGTGATATGTCTCAAACCACATCGGGCGCAAACTAACTGATTTGAGAACTTCTAACTCCTAGATCTAGTTCAAATTAACTTAAAAACGAATGAAATCATTAATTTACTTACATGTTTGTAATTGAGCACACAACTTGTCCTAAACACATTGATCACGTGAATTTAGAGCTTGTTAGTGTTTGATGATTTATAAGTGTTGGTTGAACCCAAGAGTTCCCCCAAACACTTCATTTAAGAAGAACTATTTTTCTAATGGATTTTAGACCAAATAGATATTCTCATGCATGAAGCGTTCAAAGGAACTCTAAGAGACAATCAACAAAAAGCTAATAAGCTGGATCTGATAGACTTGTTTTATGCGTTGGCTAAATAATGCATAGTATAATGTTCTATATATAGTACAAATATTGGGTTCAAAGTACAAAGATACGTGAAAATTTGTGTGGCCATTTATAAAGTTAGTCTACTATCATTGAAAAATGAACATAGTCAGGATGTTTGGCAATAGGAATTGGGAATATCATTATatgaaatcaaataatatattcTTCTTGTGATATCCGTAGCAGTAAAGTGATTCAATTCTTCAAAATCTAACAAATGGTACCTCCTCAACTTTTGATGGTCCTGTCATGTATGAATCATAAAAATCAAGtaaatgttattaagaaaaatacagttaattttctttcttggaaagaagagtttttttttttttttttttagaataaaggatacttatagcatttcattaataataagagtTGTTATGCAGTAGGATACTTATAGCATTTTACATGATTTCAATgaagttatttttctttcaatgttAGATACGTGAAAATTTGTGTGGCCATGCATAAATTTTTACTCTAACAATGAAAAATGAACATGGTCACGATGTTTGACAATATGAATTGGGGATATATAtgattatgaaatgaaaaaaaatattcttcctGTGATGTTCCACAACggtaaatggaaaaaaaatcttctaaatGGAAGAAAAGGTCCCTCAATTTTTTAAGATCATGTCACGTATGAATTGTAAAATTCAAGTAAATATTAATTATCAATAAAATTATGGTTGATTATATTCAATAGAAAAGATGAGTCAATGAAACATACACTTATATTCATCCATGGCTTTAGATATATTCCATGCTCATATCACATGATTTCAAGAcccatgttgctcctcatcacTCCATGCAATATGATAAAGGATCGTCACTCTTCTAGGTTTATGTACACATTGACATCTTTATTAAAATCGGTACTTATACTCTTACAGGTAATTGAAACAAGAcaaatgttaaaatttataaattgtcATCTAAATGAACCACACCGCATATGAATCTTacaaattataagtaaaagacattaaaataaaattcatatgtaGCGATTTTGAACATAGTAAGACTAAACTTCCAACACTAATGTAAGTTCAATCTACGGGCCAGGTATGTCTCACTCCTTATCGATGGAAAGCAATAAGcaagaaacaaatgaaaattaaatataacgCACATCATAACTGAATAAATGACTTGcattaaaaaaatccaacaaataaatagagatTCATTTTAGAACCACAGTCAATAGTTGTTTAGTTACTAtggtaacaaaataaataataaaaaataaataaaacatacttAAGAACAAAAGTTGAGTAGATGTGAGACTCCTCCTTGATGCTTAAAGTGTTTGCCCTCCTCTTGAACTTTCACCTTTTGAATCAATATTTTTGTGTGGAAGGAACTTTATTAATAGGCATTTTCATATTGGGTTTGGGTTAAAATTCTTGGCTTTTTCCACTAACCcgcatgaaaaaaaataattatgttttcaTGGAATAGCATGTGTGGGGCGCATGACAACTAACATAGAGCAAATGCTCCATGTCCCATGCTCCTGAGCGAGGCCTCACCCTCAGGTGCATGTTTTACCTTTTTCAATGTTCTTTGAatgtttttcttctcttaatTGTTCTTGAGACTTGGAACAAAATTTCTCCAACTTGTAATGTCTTCAAATCCTAATTAAACCTtgatcatcttcttcaatctatGTCTTCAAAATCTTCCATGAGTGTCTTGATTGCCAAATTAcattatttatcaataaaaaactcaaaacacctcatcaaattgtttttttttaatcaaaaagcAATGCAAAGTGCATTacctgatatatatatatatatatatatatatatatatatatatatatatatatatatatatatatagtaatgcTATGGACAATCTCTCTAACACTCTTTCATATGCATTCCCTCAATAATTGGTCCACGTCATCATATTTTAAAGACTCATTACCTAAGAACCGGCTATACTGGTTTacatggagagagaaaataccctttttttttctttcactttaaaacaaaaaaaaattgacccagGCCCCTCACCGCCTGAGAATCAAACACAATCTCATGGAAAATCCTATTTTTTGTTGTACTTCTGAGAAACTTCTTCaccaatttaaaattaaatctttGCATATtcacaaagaaaagaaaaaacggGTTCTTTGATTTTCCCCAAAGAATTAGTTCTTTTTAAACGCTTCTCTCTCTAGATCTCTCTCCATAGTTATCTCATTTGTAGCAACCACATACCCATACAAACAAAATATAGTtgatctctaaaaaaaaaaatatagttgaaTCTATCTCTTTCAATTCAATTTAGTCTCCATATTTGAAATTCCAACACTTTTAACCATTTTTGTTGAAGAATACATCCTTGCTTCAAAGGAGCGATCTTTGCCACACTAAAAAAAGCATCATTTATTTCTCAAGTATTCAAATGAGTGTGTTCAAGCGACTGCTCCTAGCATCGCtctatatataaagataaaaagaaaggaaacaaAGTACAAAGGAACCAAAAACCAAATGGGGGAACTAGGTCAATACccttttaaatgaaataaacctAAAACTAGGTATACCCAGACGGTTTCTACCATAATCATGTCTAATACAATCAGAGAGGGATGGGAACCAAACAAATACAGACAATGCTAGACCAAGGTTAGCCATACTGTCTGCACAAGAGTTCTCTTCTCTGTATATGTGGGAAaccaaaaaattcatattactAACTTGTTGTAAACAATTCAACCATTTGTTTCTCAAGCTCCACGGCaccatattcatatttttgaaagcTAAAACAACCAGTTGTGAATCAGTTTCAAGCTAGATATTCCTCCAATTATTAGAATCGGCGATGTCAATAGCAGTGATAGCTCCCTAGAGTTCTGCATTGAAGGCTGAGTTTGTATTCAAGTTTTGAGCAAAGGCACCAAGAAACATACTGTTATGATCTCATGAAATTGTTGGATGTTCGTATCACATTTTtgcattattttcatttatattattattggtTATATGTTTTGAACATAATTGATCCTTTTCATGATGTAGTGttaatttttcaatatattttgtcttataaatattaataaaaaaaattacatttcgCATTATTTATATctacaaaccgatccaaattaaacaacatattttaaaccggatcaatttttttttatagtcaccaaaccaaacaaacagCATGTATATCCAAACCGCACCACATATCCACTTTAGCGTCCATGAAAATAAAGTCTAGCAATTTTCAATAGATAGTGAACTAATTTAAGTGAGTTTGGAGTCACCATCCATGCTTTACGTATAACCAGTGCAAGGCTAGCCTGACACATACCGACGTTCATAAAGACaaatttcaaaatcataattttaaaGTTCATAACACTgttatgaaaacaaaaaattaataaggtctcCTTGGCTTTtgtaaaattgttatatgttttctttttcaaaaatacatattcatttttaattgttaatAAGAAGGTGTTAGACTTCTGTAATAGATTAATGGAATCgattctcgtgagcttaactcagttggtatggacaatgcataatatatgcaagatccgagttcgaatcccggccaccaccaaaaaagatTAATGAAATCGAGAGACAATGAGATGTTAGCAACTAATTATAAtgcatttttaaatataatgattttttttttacaataatctCGTTTCCTTACAAACAAACTTAATTGAGAGATAAGTGTTGAACAATGAGTGagaattttctgatttttcatcTCGATGATAACATAGCATCATACATCTATTTATAGTTACATAAGTGTGAAACCATGCTCTAACTAACTTTATTGTAACACAGCTAACCAACTAACTTGATCAAAGTTTGTTAAGGCAATAACTTGTTGTGCAAGTCAGTGTGATTTGCAACATATCTTGACCCAATCCTTAAGCTAAGGCTTAGTGTAAGCAAGTAGACCCAGCTTGGACAATAAGCAATGAAAATTAAGGTGGTGCAATGCCTTGCTGAACATGTATGTCATTTGATCAAATCCTGAAGTAGGGAACAGTTTCATCAAACCTCCTCGAACCCTTTACCTaacaatatcacaatcaatGTCCAAGtaattgaaaattgttgttcacacaTATGAAAAAGCTGAAAAACACCTATAAAAGACTGAAATGCCCCCTCGGCATATAACTGCTGCGGAAATtaacagttaactgccgaaatccAATTTAATCCATCGACACTTAAGTGCCGTGGAAAtcttaagactttttttttgtcattcacGAGTTACCTGCTCTTTCTCCTCTCCGATCTATGGTTACTTCACCGGTTTTACGCCACCGTGCCGGAAGCTCCTTCACCGTTGTGGGTTTTACTCCTAATAATCACTTAGCCCCAACTTGTTCACTTCTGCACATCTCCCCctcatatattttttacaacCGTATAAATTATCATCCTTCAATTCACCATCATTTTCAATTATGTTGTTTGCCGACAACGACACATCGAGGGAAGCAGGGTCGGAAGTTTTAAGAGGATGAGATGCTTTGGTGTCAAAATACGTATGTTGAAGAGGAAGCAGGGTCGGAAGTTGAGAAACATGAGTTTGGTGGGTGGGTAAGGATGATCGAAGGAGAGTGAAGgatgaggtttgagtgagaggGTATCTGGTTGAAATTGACATAGAAAAGGTCTGAACAAGGCTGAAATGCTCCACGGCACTTAAGTGTCGATGGATTGTATGTggatttcggcagttaactgtcacCGGTTAATTTCCGCGGCAGTTAAATGCCGAGGGGGCATTTCAGTGTTTTATAGGTGTTTTTCAGCTTTTGCATATGTGTGAACAGCAATCTTCCAAGTAATTTGTATGAAACGTCTAGATTAGCACACTTCGGCTATCATAGTAGAGAGTTGAAGTTTTCTCACAAGTCACTTGCAGATGCCTCCGCAAATAACTACGCCATTAGAGATCACATGTCCTTTCAAAGAAGTTACAAACCCTAGTAAACAAAAAGGACATTACTAATTAGATTTTTATGAAGGCTAAATATGTAAATAGTCTCTCTAAATAtaccaatatttgattttagccctcctaaaatattctttaaacttttggtccctctaaaatttttcatttatgaagTTAGTCTCTGCTCTACTGTAATACTCAATGTAGAGCAGAGACTAATTTAatagatgaaattttttagaggaacCAAAAGCCTAAAAAATCTTTTAGGGGGACTAAATcaaatgttggtatatttaAGGGGATCATTcacttatttaaccctttttataaagactaaagTTAAACCATTTCATTAGCAATGGTCACATAAATACATGTGAGTACatcacaaaaacacaaaatatcttcttttttttttttgtcgttgAAAACTTCTAACTCCGAGGTCTAAAGTTCAAATTAACTTAAAAACGAACGTAATCATTAATTTACTTACATATTTGTGATTGACCACACAACTTGTCCTAAACACGTTGATCGCCTGAATTTAGAGCTTGTTAGTTGTTAGTGTTTGATGATGGATAGGTGCTGGTTGAACCCAAGAGTTCCCCCAAACACTTCATAGAAGAAAAGACTATCTTTTCTAATGGATATTAGACCAAATAGATATTCTCATGCATGAAGCGTTCAAAGGAACTCTAAGAGACAATCAACAAAAAGCTAATAAGCTGGTTTTGATAGACTAGTTTTCTGCGTTGGCTAAATGATGCATAGTATAATGTTCTATATATAGTACAAATATTGGGTTCAAAGTACAAAGATACGTGAAAATTTGTGTGGCCATTTATAAAGTTAGTCTACTATCATTGAACAATGAACATAGTCAGGATGTTTGGCAATAGGAATTGGGAATATCATTATATGAAATCAAATATATTCTTCTTGTGATGTCCGTAGCGGTAAAGTGATTCAAATCTTCAAAATCTAACAAAAGGTACCTTCTCAACTTTTGATGGTCCAGCCATGCATGAATTGTAAAATTCAAGTAAatgttataaaaagaaaaacaaggttaattttattccaaggaaaaataattataatgtaACATTAATACTATAACACTCATATTAATCCATGGCTTTAGTCTTTAGATATATTCcaaagaaaaaagtggaagaataAAATGCGGCTAATCGATATCTAAATTTCTTATTTCCCTTTTGTTCCATATTTCGACCAAGTTCACTTCTTTGCATTTCtctctaagtttttttttttaatggagaaGTGCTGATCATTAGAATAAACCAGCGTTACCATCTGTCcactttcttctttgtttttttttactcagcTAACACGTATAagcaatattttttatgaatgttacatcaaaaacataatattttgtatataaggtgaaaataataattttttttagtgtccAACATTATTTctattgttgttgattgttcCTCCTATTGTTGTGGATAATATTGTTCCGCTTTTAATGAGATTTACTTAATTCTTTAGCTAATTATTtagataaaaatgataaaatagtttaaatgaagggATAAAATTGGAGTGGAAAAATCCAACCCAAAAAGTGGGtgtattctctttatatattgGTATAGATATTGTTATGTTTATAAatgctttgtttttcttttaagataaCCGGTTATACTTTTAGGGTGCGtttgttttgttcaaatttaAGGCACtggacaaaacaaaaatatttgtaccgcgtttgatttattaaaacgaaaaaggacagcacaaaataaataatcaaggaCAAGACAAGTAACCACTTTTTTGTCCACCACTTTAGTTGGGGACAACTTTTTGTCCAGCGGATTACTAACCCAAAAAGACGTTTTTATCCTTTGGATCTTAGGTTTTCTCGCTGTCTCACTTCTTCACAAAACTGTTCACATCCTTCCTGCTAAATTGACTGCGGCTGCTTCTCTATTTGTCAGGTAACAATTTCGATGCTTTTTTCTTCGTCTCACTTCTCACGTCATACTCATACCCTGCTACTTCTCTTTTACACATGCTACTGCTTTctttgtttaataatatttttttgccaATGTTTGTTTACTCTTACTTTTTCATTCACTTTTGTCTTATGTGTATTGTGCGTTCCTTCAATAGAGAATCACGTATTTGTTAAAGTTCAAAAGCCACCTATTTTTATTCATCTTTCATACAttcttttctttgatttttgttttattcctattttatgtatgtgtaaaaaataaattaaaaatgtattttttgattcatttattttatatagtatttttttcttatatttaattttttaattgtctttcTTTATGTAGTTGAAATGGATGATGAACATGTTTTTCATTATCTTCTTTTATGGAGGATGTATATCCATATTTTGGCAATATATGctgctagtttttttttcttgaatttcattttgaggGATGAATATGAGATAAGATCTTTGAATGAAAGAGCTTTAACTAGATATGAGTCAAGGAGGGATACTTTGGACTCTATCATCAGTGCAAGTGATTCTCATTGCATATGGGAACTAAGAATGTGTAGAAATACATTTGCACATCTTTGTGAAGTTTTAAGGGTACGAGGAGGATTAGTGAAACTTAGACAAGTGACAGTTAAAGAGCAAGTTGCTGTATTTTTAAATGTACTCGCTCATCACACAAAAAATAGAAGTATTCAAGTTAGATTATCTAGATCAGGACAAACGATAAGCAAATACTGTCATAGAGTGTTGGCTGCAGTTTTGAGGTTACATAATGATTTACTTGCCAAACCTGAACCAGTACCTCAAGACTGCACTGATGAAAGATGGAAGTGGTTTAAGGTAATACATTTCTCAATAACAAAAAGTGTGCACCTAGCTACCtcatattattgttgttaaggGATATAATTATCCTTGAATCATGTATTACACTTTCTAGGGATGCTTAGGGGCTTTAGATGGAACTTATATAGCAGTTACACCAAGTGCTTCTGACAGACCTACATATCGTACGAGGAAAGGTGGTCTCGCAACAAATGTATTTTATGGATATAGATATGGATATGGATATGGATCTTtctttagattttattttctctGTGGTATGAATGAAGTATGAACTTACTAAAATGTGATTGTCAtgttcattttagtttttgttttcttcatgaTATGAATGAAGTGTGAACTTATTAATATGTGATTGTCATTATCCTTATTGAACTTATTAATATGTGAATGTCACaaccttttgattttttttactatttagaAATGGAAACTGAGGGTGGGATTAATAGTGAACAATCCATGAGTAACATTAGAGCCCGACGTAATTGGAATGCAATTGAAGAAGAAACTTTACTCACTATATTAGAAGAGATGGTGGTTGCTGGAAACAAAGGAGAGAATGGAACATTCAAGACTGTAACTCATGAGGAAGTTTGCaagagaatgaaaaataaaattccagGAATACTTATCAATGCCAAGCAAATTGTTAACAAGATGAAAAGGTGGTCAACAAAGCTTAATGAAGTTGTTGACATGATGAACACTGGTGGGTTTGGTTGGGATGACACAAAAAAGTGTGTTAAATGTGACAGCAGTCAAGTCTTATCTCAATATTTAGAGGTATTTAACTTGTAGCGTGTATAGGTTGCAGATTGTTATTAgaatttttattcatttgatgattttgttttgcttttgtaGAAACATCCCAAAGTTGGCAACCATGTCGGTAAAGAGTTTAAAGAGTTTGAGAGATTGCAAGGTATTTTTGGCAAAGATCGTGCAAATGGCCTCCGAGTTGATgatggaaatggaaatgaaaCAATTGAGAACCAAGTTAGTGATAATGATGAGTTAGTGCACCAACATGATGGTTCACCTATTTCTGCAGGACCATCTTCTAAACGACCTCGACTTGCTCAATTAGCCACTAATTTTCTGGAGAGTTTTAACAGTAAAATGGAAGTTGTGTCAACTGATTTTGCTAAAGCTATAGGCAAATTTCCAGATCCTTCGAAGCCAGATCCTTCAAAATCCGACTTGGTTCAAGAGATTAAGAAATTGGGATTAactgatgaagaagaaattgactTGGCAATCAAATTTTCTCACAACCAACAGTATGAAAAATTCTTTTGGGAGTTTGAAGGTTCCCAAAGAATGTCTTTCGTGAGGAAGATTATGAGAATGTGACAAGGCGTTCAAATTTGATGATGATATATGAATGCATGTTAGACAAGTCGcatttataatttatgttttagttAAGACTTATTTTGAATCTTATCAACATTAGACTTGAAACTTGGTTAACATGTTTATTTAGCCTATATTTTGGATattaattttatgcatttttttatgatttggttttaattatttcaaattttaggaATATACAAAGTATTTTTTCTTGATATTTACCCACCTTTATGAAGTAGTTTTTCTTggtttattaataaatttatattgcttaaataattttcaagtgtgtcaataatattattataatataataataactaaaatagttgaaaagtttcaaaaaaattgttttataagCTTTACATAGTGCAAATCAAACATTTCACATCATAAAGGGTATCACAGtcaattttgtattattttgtcAAGTACATTAACATATCAAACAAGGTACAGTATACAACTGCTTGTTCTGTGCACCATTTATCAAACACAGTAGAGTACAAAAAGTTGTCCTGTAACTTAGACACTTGTACTGTACTGTTCTGTCTAGTATCCCTTCTTTTGCAAAACAAACGCACccttaatttataaaaaaaaaaaaaaaaaaaaaaaatttgtttccttttttatgAGAAtcagttacattttttttttatatcaacatgttattttaatagaaaattaGGGTAAAATTGATCAATAAAAGTCCAACCCCAAAAAAGAGGTGTATCTCCTTTATATATTGGTCTAAATAAATTGCGCAACCTATTTCAGATTAAAAAACTACAAGATTTTTCCCGCAGGAAAAACTCAAGTTACTATAGTAGTGAGTGAGCTTGAGGACACCACGCATGCTCGGCattatttttaatgcaaaatgTTAGTATTTTAGTTATTATGTTGGTTTTTCTCGTTGGTCCTAGATATAATTGATGTATGATAACAATTTATAGACTCGTATATTatattagatttttatattgaatttaaCTTATTAAAACACAAACTTGTAAGATAAGGGGTGACACTCTCTCGACTTTACTTATATTACAAGGCCTAAAACTACATGTACGCCTAGTATGTGCGTAAGATATGTTGTTCTCATTAACTGATCAATCGGTGAGCTGTAATAGACTTAAGATTTGGGTAGACTTTACCACTGCCTCATAAATGTTGTTCACATTATTGAAATAGCCCTTGTAATATGAGAAATGCTTAACTATACGACATTGTTTGTCGTCAAACAAGCACGAATGCACCGCAACATacaatttccttttttattttttgtttgtgtttttttttataagctaaatACACATCA
Above is a genomic segment from Medicago truncatula cultivar Jemalong A17 chromosome 5, MtrunA17r5.0-ANR, whole genome shotgun sequence containing:
- the LOC112421714 gene encoding uncharacterized protein isoform X1, yielding MSQPFDFFYYLEMETEGGINSEQSMSNIRARRNWNAIEEETLLTILEEMVVAGNKGENGTFKTVTHEEVCKRMKNKIPGILINAKQIVNKMKRWSTKLNEVVDMMNTGGFGWDDTKKCVKCDSSQVLSQYLEKHPKVGNHVGKEFKEFERLQGIFGKDRANGLRVDDGNGNETIENQVSDNDELVHQHDGSPISAGPSSKRPRLAQLATNFLESFNSKMEVVSTDFAKAIGKFPDPSKPDPSKSDLVQEIKKLGLTDEEEIDLAIKFSHNQQYEKFFWEFEGSQRMSFVRKIMRM
- the LOC112422050 gene encoding uncharacterized protein codes for the protein MDDEHVFHYLLLWRMYIHILAIYAASFFFLNFILRDEYEIRSLNERALTRYESRRDTLDSIISASDSHCIWELRMCRNTFAHLCEVLRVRGGLVKLRQVTVKEQVAVFLNVLAHHTKNRSIQVRLSRSGQTISKYCHRVLAAVLRLHNDLLAKPEPVPQDCTDERWKWFKGCLGALDGTYIAVTPSASDRPTYRTRKGGLATNVFYGYRYGYGYGSFFRFYFLCGMNEV
- the LOC112421714 gene encoding uncharacterized protein isoform X2; protein product: METEGGINSEQSMSNIRARRNWNAIEEETLLTILEEMVVAGNKGENGTFKTVTHEEVCKRMKNKIPGILINAKQIVNKMKRWSTKLNEVVDMMNTGGFGWDDTKKCVKCDSSQVLSQYLEKHPKVGNHVGKEFKEFERLQGIFGKDRANGLRVDDGNGNETIENQVSDNDELVHQHDGSPISAGPSSKRPRLAQLATNFLESFNSKMEVVSTDFAKAIGKFPDPSKPDPSKSDLVQEIKKLGLTDEEEIDLAIKFSHNQQYEKFFWEFEGSQRMSFVRKIMRM